The following are encoded together in the Streptomyces flavofungini genome:
- a CDS encoding PP2C family protein-serine/threonine phosphatase, whose product MITPPEFTASPLFAAAPLITAPFFRLRTTVAVAAVSCAAVLVLRLSDRVGGTDVEVTTEFLTMLTVGALAVVINRVVRRGDARLASARSIAEAAQRAVLPQPDPRIGGLDIAARYEAAEADAFIGGDLYAVQDTPHGVRLVVGDVRGKGMGAVAAVAVVIGAFREAAEQEATLEAVAQRLERALAREGMRRDGLDAFEGFTTAVLVEIPRGDEGTVRILNRGHPEPLMLCADGRLCVLSPSEPALPLGMGELGTWPDRADRSPFPPGATLLLYTDGLSEARDQDGEFYVPAARLGGRIFPGPAGPDSLLATLVEEVRRHTGGGATDDLAMLAVRRPVTVGD is encoded by the coding sequence ATGATCACGCCGCCCGAGTTCACCGCGTCCCCGCTGTTCGCCGCGGCACCCCTGATCACCGCCCCGTTCTTCCGGCTGCGGACCACCGTCGCGGTCGCCGCCGTGTCCTGTGCCGCCGTGCTCGTGCTGCGCCTGAGCGACCGCGTCGGCGGCACCGACGTAGAGGTCACCACCGAGTTCCTGACGATGCTGACCGTCGGCGCGCTGGCCGTCGTCATCAACCGGGTCGTCCGCCGCGGCGACGCCCGCCTGGCCTCCGCCCGCTCCATCGCCGAGGCCGCCCAGCGCGCGGTCCTGCCGCAGCCCGACCCGCGGATCGGCGGCCTGGACATCGCCGCGCGGTACGAGGCCGCGGAGGCGGACGCGTTCATCGGCGGGGACCTGTACGCGGTGCAGGACACCCCGCACGGGGTGCGGCTCGTCGTCGGTGACGTACGGGGCAAGGGGATGGGCGCGGTGGCCGCCGTCGCCGTCGTCATCGGCGCCTTCCGGGAGGCCGCCGAGCAGGAGGCCACGCTGGAGGCGGTGGCGCAGCGTCTGGAGCGTGCCCTCGCGCGGGAGGGGATGCGGCGCGACGGGCTCGACGCCTTCGAGGGGTTCACCACGGCGGTCCTCGTGGAGATCCCGCGCGGCGACGAGGGCACCGTACGGATCCTCAACCGCGGCCACCCCGAGCCGCTGATGCTGTGCGCCGACGGGCGGCTGTGCGTGCTCTCGCCGTCCGAGCCCGCGCTGCCGCTCGGCATGGGCGAACTCGGCACCTGGCCGGACCGCGCGGACCGGAGTCCGTTCCCGCCGGGGGCCACACTGCTGCTCTACACCGACGGGCTCTCCGAGGCCCGGGACCAGGACGGCGAGTTCTACGTCCCCGCCGCCCGGCTCGGCGGCCGGATCTTCCCGGGCCCCGCGGGCCCCGACTCGCTGCTCGCGACCCTCGTCGAGGAGGTCCGCCGCCACACCGGGGGCGGCGCCACCGACGACCTGGCGATGCTCGCCGTACGCCGCCCGGTGACGGTCGGTGACTGA
- a CDS encoding PrsW family intramembrane metalloprotease, giving the protein MATSPAYPTSPAPAGPAGAPGSRHPRWWQRRAIRAAAPVTLLALSGLVILALVRQQTGTEGFLVGLGLATLPVPLLVAAFRWLDRVAPGPWRNLLFAFAWGACAAALIAIVANSFATRWIATATADPTSADTLGATVIAPIVEETAKAAAVLLVFLFRRADFTGVVDGFVIAGVTATGFAFTENILYLGNAFGTDQLSGETGLASVTAATFFVRVVMSPFAHPLFTVLTGIGFGIAALSGERHTARRILLPIAGLLLAMALHAFWNGSASFGEYGFFVVYATFMLPLFGLLCWLAVWLRQRELRLVRAELPAYVAAGWLTAAEPFALGSMSARDLARDYATHHLGRPGGRTVVAYETYATTLAVLRHRAGRGRARADFAVRERELLDALWERREVVRPALAYAARVMAPVVVPLPYTAYGPPHLPYPAYGPPHHPRAAPPAPHASPNLAHGPAYPSYNPYRT; this is encoded by the coding sequence GTGGCCACCAGTCCCGCGTACCCGACGAGCCCGGCACCCGCCGGGCCCGCCGGAGCACCCGGATCCCGGCATCCGCGCTGGTGGCAGCGGCGGGCCATCCGCGCGGCCGCGCCGGTCACGCTGCTCGCGCTGTCCGGCCTGGTGATCCTCGCCCTGGTGCGGCAGCAGACCGGCACCGAGGGCTTCCTGGTGGGCCTCGGGCTCGCCACGCTGCCGGTGCCGCTGCTCGTCGCCGCGTTCCGGTGGCTGGACCGGGTGGCGCCGGGGCCCTGGCGGAACCTGCTGTTCGCCTTCGCCTGGGGCGCCTGCGCGGCCGCGCTGATAGCGATCGTCGCGAACAGCTTCGCGACCCGCTGGATAGCCACCGCGACCGCCGACCCGACCAGCGCCGACACCCTCGGCGCGACCGTCATCGCCCCGATCGTCGAGGAGACCGCGAAGGCGGCGGCCGTGCTGCTCGTCTTCCTCTTCCGCAGAGCCGACTTCACCGGTGTCGTCGACGGCTTCGTCATCGCGGGCGTCACCGCGACCGGCTTCGCCTTCACCGAGAACATCCTCTATCTCGGCAACGCCTTCGGCACCGACCAGCTCAGCGGCGAGACCGGCCTCGCGTCGGTGACGGCCGCGACGTTCTTCGTCCGGGTCGTCATGTCACCGTTCGCGCATCCGCTGTTCACCGTGCTCACCGGCATCGGCTTCGGGATCGCCGCCCTCAGCGGGGAGCGGCACACGGCCCGGCGGATACTCCTGCCCATCGCCGGACTGCTGCTCGCCATGGCCCTGCACGCCTTCTGGAACGGCTCGGCGAGCTTCGGCGAGTACGGCTTCTTCGTCGTGTACGCGACGTTCATGCTGCCCCTGTTCGGGCTGCTCTGCTGGCTCGCCGTCTGGCTGCGCCAGCGCGAACTGCGGCTGGTGCGCGCCGAACTGCCCGCCTATGTGGCGGCGGGCTGGCTCACCGCCGCCGAGCCGTTCGCCCTCGGCTCGATGTCCGCGCGGGACCTCGCCCGCGACTACGCCACGCACCACCTGGGCAGGCCGGGCGGGCGGACCGTCGTCGCGTACGAGACGTACGCGACGACCCTCGCGGTGCTGCGGCACCGGGCCGGCCGGGGCCGGGCCCGCGCCGACTTCGCCGTCCGGGAGCGGGAGCTGCTGGACGCGCTGTGGGAGCGCCGCGAGGTGGTCCGCCCGGCGCTGGCGTACGCGGCACGGGTGATGGCACCGGTCGTGGTGCCGCTGCCGTACACGGCCTACGGCCCCCCGCACCTGCCGTACCCGGCGTACGGCCCCCCGCACCACCCCCGCGCCGCACCCCCCGCCCCGCACGCGTCACCGAACCTCGCGCACGGCCCCGCCTACCCCTCGTACAACCCCTACCGCACCTGA
- the trmB gene encoding tRNA (guanosine(46)-N7)-methyltransferase TrmB, whose translation MSENPRPKGTPRFPDGPAPDPTGSRFERRIRSFTPRRSRVTTAQGDALRRLWPQWGLDIDGKEVLDLDALFAADEQPGTAPVVLEIGFGMGEATAQMAAADPGTRILAVDVHTPGQGNLLNLAERNGLSNVRVANGDAVILLTEMLAPEALDGVRVYFPDPWPKARHNKRRLIQPEFLSLLAPRLKPGGLLHCATDWEPYAEHMLEVLTAHPDFENVQEDGGYAPRPDFRPQTRFEGQGLRKGHVVRDLLFRRAATLTEQPEPAPDQPREQPQGQPEEQPKEPAVPEAPSGS comes from the coding sequence GTGTCTGAGAATCCCCGCCCGAAGGGCACCCCCCGCTTCCCCGACGGACCCGCGCCCGACCCGACCGGGTCGAGGTTCGAGCGGCGGATCCGCAGCTTCACGCCGCGCCGCAGCCGCGTCACCACCGCCCAGGGCGACGCCCTGCGCCGGCTCTGGCCGCAGTGGGGGCTCGACATCGACGGCAAGGAAGTCCTGGACCTGGACGCGCTGTTCGCGGCGGACGAGCAGCCCGGCACCGCCCCCGTCGTCCTGGAGATCGGCTTCGGCATGGGCGAGGCCACCGCCCAGATGGCCGCCGCCGACCCCGGCACCCGCATCCTCGCCGTGGACGTGCACACCCCGGGCCAGGGCAACCTGCTCAATCTCGCGGAGCGGAACGGGCTGTCCAACGTCCGGGTGGCGAACGGCGACGCGGTGATCCTCCTGACGGAGATGCTCGCCCCGGAGGCCCTGGACGGCGTCCGCGTCTACTTCCCCGACCCGTGGCCGAAGGCCCGGCACAACAAGCGGCGCCTGATCCAGCCCGAGTTCCTGAGCCTGCTCGCGCCCCGCCTCAAGCCGGGCGGGCTGCTGCACTGCGCGACGGACTGGGAGCCGTACGCGGAGCACATGCTGGAGGTGCTGACCGCGCACCCGGACTTCGAGAACGTACAGGAGGACGGCGGGTACGCGCCCCGGCCCGACTTCCGGCCGCAGACCCGCTTCGAGGGGCAGGGCCTGCGGAAGGGGCACGTCGTGCGCGACCTGCTGTTCCGCCGCGCCGCCACCCTCACGGAGCAGCCCGAGCCGGCCCCGGACCAGCCGCGGGAACAGCCCCAGGGACAGCCGGAGGAGCAGCCGAAGGAACCGGCCGTCCCCGAGGCCCCGTCCGGCTCCTGA
- a CDS encoding M23 family metallopeptidase, translating into MASNRPAPEALYVPNDSAEGPDGSPGFAAYAPQESWEEWNPTAESIRPVRGRHRVHKKGGGGLARSSTVLGVGVIAAVGAGGIATAQGGKPPVSIAMPDMSAVTDQLPEAKSLPGVGSLIADDSDGGADTSTVAAPLSSAGVTTADAERGTTGAGEALRARIMQQAENQQHQADDAQRIAAEDAAVKKAAEQAAAQQDKAQAAAKAKAAEEKRKKEEAARKKAEAERLAKLAKSFSLPTSSYTLTSHFGDSGSMWSSGQHTGLDFAAPTGTPLKAVHTGTIKSAGWSGSYGYRTVLELKDGTEIWYCHQSSMSVSVGQKVTTGEVIGRVGATGNVTGPHLHMEVHTSGGANIDPLAWLQGKGLNP; encoded by the coding sequence GTGGCGTCCAACCGGCCTGCCCCCGAAGCGCTCTACGTACCGAACGACTCCGCCGAAGGACCTGACGGTTCCCCGGGGTTCGCCGCGTACGCCCCCCAGGAGTCGTGGGAGGAGTGGAACCCCACCGCGGAGTCCATCCGCCCCGTGCGCGGCCGGCACCGGGTCCACAAGAAGGGCGGCGGCGGACTCGCGCGCAGCTCCACCGTCCTCGGCGTCGGCGTCATCGCGGCCGTGGGCGCGGGCGGCATCGCCACCGCGCAGGGCGGCAAGCCGCCGGTCTCCATCGCCATGCCGGACATGTCGGCGGTCACCGACCAGCTCCCCGAGGCCAAGTCCCTGCCGGGCGTGGGCTCCCTGATAGCCGACGACTCCGACGGCGGCGCCGACACCTCCACCGTCGCGGCCCCGCTCAGCTCCGCGGGCGTCACCACCGCCGACGCCGAACGCGGCACCACCGGCGCGGGCGAGGCCCTGCGCGCCCGCATCATGCAGCAGGCCGAGAACCAGCAGCACCAGGCGGACGACGCCCAGCGCATCGCGGCCGAGGACGCCGCCGTGAAGAAGGCCGCCGAGCAGGCCGCGGCCCAGCAGGACAAGGCGCAGGCGGCCGCGAAGGCCAAGGCCGCCGAGGAGAAGCGCAAGAAGGAAGAGGCCGCGCGCAAGAAGGCCGAGGCGGAGCGCCTCGCCAAGCTCGCCAAGAGCTTCTCGCTGCCCACCTCCTCGTACACCCTCACCTCGCACTTCGGCGACTCCGGTTCCATGTGGTCCTCCGGCCAGCACACCGGCCTTGACTTCGCCGCCCCCACCGGCACGCCCCTCAAGGCCGTGCACACGGGCACCATCAAGTCGGCCGGCTGGTCGGGTTCGTACGGCTACCGCACGGTGCTCGAACTCAAGGACGGCACCGAGATCTGGTACTGCCACCAGTCCTCGATGAGCGTCAGCGTCGGCCAGAAGGTCACCACGGGCGAGGTCATCGGCCGCGTCGGCGCGACCGGCAACGTCACCGGGCCGCACCTCCACATGGAGGTCCACACCAGCGGCGGCGCCAACATCGACCCGCTCGCCTGGCTGCAGGGCAAGGGCCTCAACCCGTAA
- a CDS encoding aldo/keto reductase: protein MTTLRPLGSSDLEVFPLALGGNVFGWTADEAQSFAVLDAYTAAGGNFVDTADVYSAWAPGNKGGESETVLGRWLAARGNRSDVVIATKVGAHPDYQGLAANTIKSGVEESLRRLGTDYIDLYYTHYDDPSVPVEEFLTALDELVRSGKVRAIAASNISAERLQESLDFSDREGLVRYVALQPHYNLVSRDTYEGPLQEVASRSGLAAIPYYSLASGFLTGKYRPGAEVDSARAGSAGAHLETERGQRVLAALDAIAEERGAQHATVALAWLAAQPTVAAPLASARTVDQLPALLDVADLDLTEDEVARLTAASA, encoded by the coding sequence ATGACCACACTCCGCCCCCTGGGCTCCTCCGACCTCGAAGTCTTCCCCCTCGCCCTCGGCGGCAACGTCTTCGGCTGGACCGCGGACGAGGCGCAGTCCTTCGCCGTCCTCGACGCCTACACGGCCGCGGGCGGCAACTTCGTCGACACCGCCGACGTCTACTCGGCCTGGGCGCCCGGCAACAAGGGCGGCGAGTCCGAGACCGTCCTCGGCCGCTGGCTCGCCGCGCGCGGCAACCGCTCCGACGTCGTCATCGCCACCAAGGTCGGCGCCCACCCCGACTACCAGGGCCTCGCGGCGAACACCATCAAGTCCGGCGTCGAGGAGTCGCTGCGCCGCCTCGGCACCGACTACATCGACCTCTACTACACCCACTACGACGACCCGTCCGTGCCGGTCGAGGAGTTCCTCACCGCCCTCGACGAACTGGTGCGCTCCGGCAAGGTCCGGGCGATCGCCGCGTCCAACATCAGCGCCGAACGCCTCCAGGAGTCCCTGGACTTCTCCGACCGCGAGGGCCTGGTGCGCTACGTCGCGCTCCAGCCGCACTACAACCTGGTCTCCCGCGACACCTACGAGGGCCCCCTCCAGGAGGTCGCGTCCCGCTCCGGCCTCGCCGCCATCCCGTACTACTCGCTCGCCTCCGGCTTCCTGACCGGCAAGTACCGCCCCGGCGCCGAGGTCGACAGCGCGCGGGCGGGCAGCGCGGGCGCGCACCTGGAGACCGAGCGCGGGCAGCGCGTCCTCGCCGCCCTCGACGCGATAGCCGAGGAGCGCGGCGCCCAGCACGCGACGGTCGCCCTGGCCTGGCTCGCCGCCCAGCCCACGGTGGCGGCGCCGCTCGCCTCCGCGCGCACGGTCGACCAGCTCCCCGCGCTCCTCGACGTCGCCGACCTCGACCTGACCGAGGACGAGGTGGCCCGCCTCACCGCCGCGTCGGCGTGA